A part of Bacteroidota bacterium genomic DNA contains:
- a CDS encoding CAP domain-containing protein, whose translation MSAPALLSVLFVLLAAGGCVAPQPAADTAGTATEAVSSEPPASLTIAAIERAVFAAANEARQRQGLAMLDPDAALAEIARKHSVRMATVGFFAHRDDLGQQPADRARNDDYDYRRFGENLFRGSLWDSRTTRRSALGEVTVTYDWHTAETLADEVVEGWLTSPSHRENLLSPDYARMGIGVAADDEREVFVTQNLSLPRGS comes from the coding sequence ATGTCTGCTCCTGCCCTGCTCAGCGTGCTCTTCGTTCTCCTCGCCGCAGGCGGCTGTGTGGCACCGCAGCCTGCGGCGGACACGGCAGGCACGGCCACGGAGGCGGTTTCGTCGGAGCCGCCCGCGTCGCTGACCATCGCCGCCATCGAGCGGGCGGTGTTTGCCGCAGCCAACGAGGCCCGGCAGCGGCAAGGCCTCGCAATGCTCGACCCGGACGCCGCCCTCGCTGAGATCGCCCGGAAGCACAGCGTGCGCATGGCGACCGTCGGCTTCTTCGCCCACCGCGACGACCTCGGCCAGCAGCCCGCCGACCGCGCCCGCAACGACGACTACGACTACCGGCGCTTCGGCGAGAACCTCTTCCGGGGATCGCTCTGGGACAGCCGCACGACGCGCCGCAGCGCGCTCGGCGAGGTGACCGTGACCTACGACTGGCACACCGCCGAGACGCTCGCCGACGAGGTAGTCGAGGGGTGGCTCACGAGCCCGTCGCACCGCGAAAACCTGCTCTCGCCCGACTATGCTCGCATGGGCATCGGCGTCGCCGCGGACGACGAGCGCGAGGTGTTCGTCACGCAAAACCTCAGCCTCCCGCGCGGTAGCTGA
- the pyrF gene encoding orotidine-5'-phosphate decarboxylase, translating to MLFFDKLRAAQATTGAALCVGLDPDPARLPAPLADLPAHEAVVRFNRAIVEATADIACAYKPNLAFYEALGTDGWRALEATLEAIPENRLTIADGKRGDIGNTAKRYAAAFFDTLGVDAVTVTPYMGRDAIRPFLDAAHGCAFVLVATSNPSGADLQDIVFESRPVHAHVADLAVETAADAPGSVGFVVGATRPEILTALRWAHPNVPFLVPGVGAQGGSAEAVLDANAGGPLLVNSSRGILYASSGDDFAEAACTAAQALAAMLPV from the coding sequence GTGCTCTTTTTCGACAAGCTCCGCGCCGCGCAGGCGACCACCGGGGCCGCGCTCTGCGTCGGCCTCGACCCCGACCCCGCGCGGCTGCCTGCTCCGCTCGCCGACCTCCCGGCCCACGAGGCCGTCGTCCGCTTCAACCGCGCCATCGTCGAAGCGACGGCAGACATCGCGTGCGCCTACAAGCCCAACCTGGCGTTCTACGAGGCGCTCGGCACCGACGGCTGGCGCGCACTCGAAGCCACGCTGGAGGCGATCCCCGAGAATCGGCTGACCATCGCCGACGGCAAGCGCGGCGACATCGGCAACACGGCCAAGCGCTATGCCGCCGCGTTTTTCGACACGCTCGGCGTGGACGCTGTTACGGTGACGCCCTACATGGGCCGCGACGCTATCCGCCCCTTCCTGGACGCGGCGCACGGCTGTGCCTTTGTGCTCGTGGCGACCTCAAATCCGAGCGGGGCCGACCTCCAGGACATCGTCTTCGAGAGCCGCCCCGTCCACGCACACGTCGCGGACCTCGCCGTGGAGACAGCGGCGGACGCTCCCGGCTCGGTTGGCTTCGTGGTGGGCGCGACGCGGCCCGAGATCCTGACCGCGCTCCGCTGGGCGCATCCCAACGTGCCCTTCCTAGTCCCCGGCGTCGGTGCCCAGGGCGGCTCGGCCGAGGCTGTCCTCGACGCCAATGCGGGCGGGCCGCTGCTCGTGAACAGCAGCCGCGGCATACTCTACGCCTCGTCGGGCGACGACTTCGCTGAGGCCGCGTGTACGGCTGCGCAGGCACTCGCCGCCATGCTGCCCGTGTGA
- a CDS encoding ATP-binding protein, with the protein MALPFSKGSRLRRNHRLQVVLRVAGIGATVAGTLWLWRADLYLAAALAAGGVLWGLASLVRYTEKTPRDLTRFLEAIRYDDFSQGFSSAGRGGLFEDLSAAFNEVTDAFRRIRSEREEQARTLQTVIQHVGVALIAFRPDTGEVVLVNNAAKRLLGLGRFRSLQKLDATEPTLARTLRRLQSGSRTLVTLEREDQPLQLFVNATRFRLVGTVHTLVTLQDIRQELEAKEMDAWQQLTRVLTHEIANSVAPIASLASTASGLLIEAPPSGDGGGPPRVHALDADDATDVHEALRTIERRSKGLMHFVDAYRSLAKVPKPKLELVAVRELAAPMRYLLRASLDAHGIAFDIDIEPDMLEVAADPELIEQVLINLLLNAIQALEGQPDGRIVLRAFAGPTGRPVIEIVDNGPGIQPEARDKIFVPFFTTKQSGSGIGLALSRQILRRHGGTLTVRSTPDVETVFALRF; encoded by the coding sequence GTGGCGCTCCCGTTCAGCAAAGGCAGCCGGCTCCGGCGCAACCATCGGCTTCAGGTGGTTCTGCGCGTTGCTGGCATCGGCGCGACCGTGGCGGGGACGCTCTGGTTGTGGCGCGCCGACCTCTACCTCGCCGCCGCGCTTGCGGCCGGCGGGGTGCTGTGGGGCCTCGCGTCGCTCGTGCGCTACACTGAGAAGACGCCGCGCGACCTCACGCGCTTCCTCGAAGCCATCCGCTACGACGACTTCTCGCAGGGCTTCTCGTCGGCGGGGCGGGGCGGGCTGTTCGAGGATTTGAGCGCGGCGTTCAACGAGGTCACCGATGCCTTCCGGCGTATCCGTAGCGAGCGCGAAGAGCAGGCGCGGACGCTCCAGACCGTCATCCAGCACGTCGGCGTGGCGCTCATCGCCTTCCGGCCGGACACCGGCGAGGTCGTGCTCGTCAACAACGCGGCGAAGCGGCTGCTCGGCCTCGGGCGGTTCCGTTCGCTGCAAAAGCTCGACGCGACCGAGCCGACGCTGGCCCGGACGCTCCGGCGTCTCCAGTCAGGCAGCCGCACCCTCGTGACGCTCGAACGCGAGGACCAGCCGCTGCAACTCTTTGTCAACGCGACGCGCTTCCGACTCGTCGGGACGGTGCATACGCTCGTGACGCTGCAAGACATCCGACAGGAACTGGAGGCGAAGGAGATGGACGCCTGGCAGCAACTCACGCGCGTGCTCACCCACGAGATTGCCAACTCGGTTGCGCCGATCGCCTCGCTCGCCTCGACGGCCAGCGGCCTGCTCATCGAGGCACCGCCCTCCGGCGATGGCGGCGGGCCGCCGCGCGTCCACGCCCTCGACGCCGACGACGCCACCGACGTGCACGAGGCGCTGCGCACCATCGAGCGGCGTAGCAAGGGCCTCATGCACTTCGTGGATGCCTACCGCAGCCTCGCGAAGGTCCCCAAGCCGAAGCTCGAACTCGTCGCCGTGCGCGAACTCGCCGCGCCGATGCGCTACCTCCTCCGCGCCTCGCTCGACGCCCACGGCATTGCCTTCGACATCGACATCGAGCCGGACATGCTGGAGGTCGCCGCCGACCCCGAACTCATCGAGCAGGTGCTCATCAACCTGCTCCTCAACGCGATTCAGGCGTTGGAGGGCCAGCCCGACGGCCGCATCGTGCTGCGCGCCTTCGCCGGGCCGACGGGGCGCCCCGTGATCGAGATCGTGGACAACGGCCCCGGTATCCAGCCCGAGGCGCGCGACAAGATCTTCGTGCCGTTCTTCACCACCAAGCAGAGCGGGTCCGGCATCGGCCTCGCGCTCTCGCGGCAGATCTTGCGCCGCCATGGCGGCACCCTCACCGTGCGCTCTACGCCCGACGTTGAGACCGTTTTTGCATTGCGTTTCTGA
- a CDS encoding RidA family protein has product MSTDRQVTRFGPFKDFIANGVKQGDTIYISGQVGTDGEGNLVGEGDLAAQTRQAYANVQEVLAHFGATMDHVVDETWYVTDIGATMANVGELFGIRAEAYGKNPEVAQTMIQVAGLVMPMLSIEIKCVARV; this is encoded by the coding sequence ATGTCCACCGATCGCCAAGTGACCCGCTTCGGGCCGTTCAAAGACTTCATCGCCAACGGCGTCAAACAAGGAGACACAATCTACATCTCGGGCCAAGTTGGCACCGACGGCGAAGGCAACCTCGTTGGCGAGGGCGACCTCGCGGCACAGACCCGGCAAGCCTACGCAAACGTCCAGGAGGTCCTCGCTCACTTCGGCGCGACGATGGACCACGTGGTCGACGAGACCTGGTACGTGACCGACATCGGCGCGACGATGGCCAACGTGGGCGAACTGTTTGGCATCCGTGCAGAGGCGTACGGCAAGAACCCCGAGGTGGCACAGACGATGATCCAAGTCGCCGGGCTGGTCATGCCGATGCTGTCCATCGAGATCAAGTGCGTGGCCCGCGTCTGA
- a CDS encoding NAD(P)-dependent alcohol dehydrogenase produces MRSSPTAAIPPTMRAAVVTAYGSPEVVQIQRVATPTPKSDEVLIRVQTATVSSGDWRVRSLTVPPGFGLVMRLLFGVRGPRQPILGSELAGTVVAVGADVTRFRIGDDVFAYSDGRLGAHAEFVAVSANGPIAPKPAALSWEVAAALSFGSNTALHFFRKGNLQTGERVLVNGASGSVGTAAVQFAKHLGAHVTGVCSTRNVDLVTSLGADAVIDYTERDFVEEDARYDVVMDTAGTAPFARSERVLNEGGRLLQVLGGLPDMLRAPLVALRTDKRIVAGNAPGSAENQRELAALAEAGVLKPVVDRVYPLDEIVEAHRYVETGRKRGNVVVAVS; encoded by the coding sequence ATGCGCTCTTCTCCGACGGCTGCGATTCCCCCAACAATGCGGGCGGCGGTGGTTACGGCCTACGGGTCGCCTGAGGTCGTGCAAATCCAGCGTGTCGCAACGCCCACGCCGAAAAGCGACGAGGTGCTCATCCGCGTCCAGACCGCTACGGTCTCCTCGGGCGACTGGCGCGTGCGCAGTCTGACCGTGCCGCCGGGCTTCGGCCTCGTAATGCGGCTTCTCTTCGGCGTGCGTGGACCACGCCAACCCATCCTTGGCTCCGAACTCGCCGGCACCGTCGTGGCCGTAGGCGCCGACGTCACCCGCTTCCGCATCGGCGATGACGTGTTTGCCTACAGCGACGGGCGGCTGGGCGCGCACGCCGAGTTCGTTGCCGTCTCCGCCAATGGCCCCATCGCGCCGAAACCCGCTGCGCTCTCGTGGGAGGTAGCGGCGGCGCTCTCGTTCGGCAGCAACACGGCGCTGCACTTTTTCCGGAAGGGCAACCTCCAGACGGGCGAACGTGTCCTCGTCAACGGCGCCTCGGGCAGCGTCGGTACGGCCGCCGTGCAGTTCGCCAAGCACCTCGGCGCGCACGTGACGGGGGTCTGCAGTACGCGCAACGTAGACCTCGTCACGAGTTTGGGGGCGGACGCCGTGATCGACTACACCGAGCGGGACTTCGTTGAGGAAGACGCGCGCTATGATGTGGTGATGGACACCGCTGGGACGGCGCCGTTTGCCAGGAGCGAGCGCGTGCTCAACGAGGGCGGTCGACTGCTGCAGGTGCTGGGCGGCTTGCCCGATATGCTCCGCGCCCCGCTCGTGGCACTGCGCACCGACAAACGCATCGTCGCAGGCAACGCGCCGGGGAGCGCCGAGAACCAGCGCGAGCTCGCGGCACTCGCCGAGGCGGGCGTGCTCAAGCCGGTGGTCGACCGCGTCTACCCACTCGACGAGATCGTCGAAGCGCATCGCTACGTGGAGACCGGACGAAAGCGCGGCAACGTCGTCGTCGCGGTGAGCTAA
- a CDS encoding iron ABC transporter permease, whose protein sequence is MLSRRAAYALAAAVAVVLVGYVLWPNLATFGLGLRGEGLRAFFSGWDAAGVRALTNSVGIALATVVGAGVLGTALAYAFFRYDLPLKGVLQGVAVLPLALPPLVGVLAFLFLYSESGVLPRALQALLGLDAVPFRFEGLAAVWLVHVYAFYVYFYLFAAAALARLDRSLLDASADLGASGWTTLRRVVLPLLRPALVGAALLVFMVAMASFTAPLLFAEDEPFLTVYIYQQKINGNLALSATASVVLTSLCLLFLVGLELGPKRGPLGGVAGKGAGRGGTPIRSGWGRALASVGVAALLLFVLLPVAMVVLLSFVQEGAWTTQVLPPEYTLDNWRAVFADPDVAAPIQNSIWMATLATAANVVVGVAAALVIAKTQVVGRGLLRALALLPFAVPGTVIALGLIVAFDEPSALGFGHILLGTFWLLPIAYFVRHLPLVVQSTQAALDAYDDRLTEASADLGANAWTTFRRVVWPVILPSVAAGTLLTFVTALGEFVASILLYVFGNRPISVEIFAQLRLYDLGAAAAYSVLLIGLVVVASAVTRVVSGRAVAG, encoded by the coding sequence GTGCTATCTCGTCGTGCTGCCTACGCCCTCGCCGCTGCCGTGGCCGTCGTGCTGGTGGGCTATGTGCTCTGGCCCAACCTAGCCACCTTCGGCCTCGGGCTGCGGGGCGAGGGGCTGCGGGCCTTCTTCAGCGGCTGGGACGCGGCCGGAGTGCGCGCGCTCACCAACTCGGTCGGCATCGCGCTGGCCACGGTCGTGGGCGCGGGTGTGCTCGGCACCGCACTCGCCTACGCCTTCTTCCGCTACGACCTCCCGCTGAAGGGCGTCCTGCAGGGCGTGGCGGTGCTCCCGCTGGCGCTGCCGCCGCTTGTGGGCGTGCTGGCGTTCCTGTTCCTCTACAGCGAGAGCGGCGTCCTGCCCCGCGCGCTCCAAGCGCTGCTCGGCCTCGACGCGGTTCCCTTTCGCTTCGAAGGCCTGGCGGCCGTGTGGCTCGTCCACGTCTACGCGTTCTACGTCTACTTCTACCTCTTCGCCGCCGCTGCGCTCGCACGCCTCGACCGGAGCTTGCTCGATGCTTCGGCGGACCTCGGCGCTTCAGGCTGGACGACGCTCCGCCGTGTGGTGCTGCCGCTCCTGCGCCCCGCGCTCGTCGGCGCTGCGCTGCTCGTCTTCATGGTGGCGATGGCGAGCTTCACCGCGCCGCTCCTGTTTGCCGAGGACGAGCCGTTCCTGACCGTCTACATCTACCAGCAGAAGATCAACGGTAACCTCGCGCTCTCGGCCACGGCAAGCGTCGTCCTGACGAGCCTGTGCCTGCTCTTCTTGGTCGGCCTCGAACTCGGCCCGAAGCGGGGCCCGCTCGGCGGCGTCGCGGGTAAAGGCGCCGGACGCGGCGGCACGCCGATCCGTAGCGGCTGGGGCCGCGCCCTTGCGAGCGTGGGCGTAGCGGCGCTGCTACTGTTCGTGCTGCTGCCCGTAGCGATGGTCGTCCTCCTCTCGTTCGTGCAGGAAGGCGCGTGGACGACGCAGGTGCTCCCGCCCGAGTACACCCTCGACAACTGGCGCGCCGTCTTCGCTGACCCCGACGTGGCCGCGCCAATCCAGAACTCGATCTGGATGGCGACGCTGGCGACGGCGGCCAACGTGGTCGTAGGCGTGGCCGCGGCGCTCGTGATCGCCAAGACGCAGGTGGTAGGGCGCGGGCTGCTGCGGGCGCTCGCGCTGCTCCCCTTCGCCGTGCCCGGCACCGTGATCGCGCTCGGGCTGATCGTGGCGTTCGACGAGCCGAGTGCCCTAGGCTTCGGGCATATCCTGCTCGGTACCTTTTGGCTGCTGCCGATCGCCTACTTCGTGCGGCACCTGCCCTTGGTCGTGCAGTCCACGCAGGCCGCCCTCGACGCCTACGACGACCGCCTCACCGAAGCCTCGGCCGACCTCGGCGCGAACGCATGGACGACGTTCCGCCGTGTCGTGTGGCCGGTTATCCTGCCAAGCGTGGCCGCAGGCACCTTGCTCACCTTCGTGACGGCCCTCGGCGAGTTCGTCGCGTCGATCCTGCTCTATGTGTTCGGCAACCGCCCGATCTCCGTCGAGATCTTTGCCCAGCTTCGCCTCTACGACCTGGGCGCGGCGGCAGCCTACAGCGTGCTCCTCATCGGCCTCGTCGTGGTCGCCTCCGCCGTGACGCGCGTGGTGAGCGGACGGGCGGTAGCAGGCTGA
- a CDS encoding acyl-CoA dehydrogenase family protein — protein sequence MSILSNMKGVSAKDQAMIQQAEVMMGPEPEEMGFIKNLFWGRLREDLVLPYPEVSAAEKAKCDALLKELQAYFDNEHPSILIDQEEYVPEWCFERLFEMGVMGMTIPEEYGGLGLGVASYNRILECIGANCGSTGVIVSAHQSIGCKALMLFGSEDQKQRFLPKVAREYLSAFCLSEPDVGSDAAGQRTNCRLSDDGTHYILNGEKKWSTSGALSGMFTVMANQMIADPKRPGQQKKVVTALIVTPDMEGVDIFEKNRSKTGIRGTWQARIRFTDVKVPVKNRMSREGGGLKVALTCLNYGRCTLSAGITGAAKAARDQATKWTRTRYQFERPLSDFELVKERVARMAAFSFAMDAMLYMTCGFLDRHDKDIMVETAACKYFCSEYGWKVIDDGLQLMGGEGYMTENEYDRLWRDNRIHRIVEGSNEVMQSFIFAYGGKQLAEYMLGVLNAVEWDDESGFQSNVTRILAGAFSPSIVKKGVPLATEIFLGRKVAQPDFVALHPSLGAWGRKLTQHIQEHTRQFKLTSKRLEEKVVTAQATQARLADNAVLMFAWTASLAKLDQQMMQGARGAGWERDLHAALYFMEYADQKIRANVKALTDNIDGAMHRAAEAAIRHSDTLPNDRFYIPESSPVAKGEGKPVPTANIRQFPGDPTAIQGAQGDGASVAQPKVETAK from the coding sequence ATGTCCATTCTCAGCAACATGAAGGGCGTCTCCGCCAAGGATCAGGCGATGATCCAGCAAGCGGAGGTCATGATGGGGCCGGAGCCGGAGGAGATGGGCTTCATCAAGAACCTCTTCTGGGGTCGCCTCCGCGAAGACCTCGTGCTTCCCTACCCGGAGGTGTCTGCCGCCGAGAAAGCCAAGTGCGACGCGCTCCTCAAGGAGCTGCAGGCTTACTTCGACAACGAGCACCCGAGCATCCTCATTGACCAGGAGGAGTATGTCCCCGAGTGGTGCTTCGAACGCCTTTTCGAGATGGGCGTGATGGGGATGACGATTCCGGAGGAGTACGGCGGCCTCGGCCTCGGCGTCGCGTCCTACAACCGCATCCTGGAATGCATCGGGGCCAACTGCGGCTCCACGGGCGTGATCGTCTCGGCGCACCAGTCGATCGGCTGCAAGGCGCTCATGCTCTTCGGCTCTGAAGACCAGAAGCAGCGCTTTCTCCCGAAAGTGGCGCGTGAGTACCTCTCGGCGTTCTGCCTTTCCGAGCCGGACGTGGGCTCCGACGCCGCCGGGCAGCGCACCAACTGCCGCCTCTCCGACGACGGCACGCACTACATCCTCAACGGCGAGAAGAAGTGGTCCACGTCGGGCGCGCTCTCGGGCATGTTCACGGTCATGGCGAACCAGATGATCGCCGACCCGAAGCGCCCCGGCCAGCAGAAGAAGGTCGTCACGGCGCTCATCGTCACGCCGGACATGGAGGGCGTCGACATCTTCGAGAAGAACCGTTCCAAGACGGGCATCCGCGGGACGTGGCAGGCGCGTATCCGCTTTACCGACGTGAAAGTGCCGGTCAAGAACCGCATGAGCCGCGAGGGCGGCGGCCTCAAGGTCGCGCTGACGTGCCTCAACTACGGCCGCTGCACGCTCTCAGCGGGCATCACCGGAGCCGCGAAGGCCGCGCGTGACCAGGCGACGAAGTGGACGCGCACGCGCTACCAGTTCGAGCGCCCGCTCTCCGACTTCGAACTCGTCAAGGAGCGCGTCGCGCGCATGGCCGCGTTCTCGTTCGCGATGGACGCGATGCTCTACATGACGTGCGGCTTCCTTGACCGCCACGACAAGGACATCATGGTCGAGACTGCGGCGTGCAAGTACTTCTGCTCGGAGTACGGTTGGAAGGTCATCGACGACGGCCTGCAGCTCATGGGCGGCGAGGGCTATATGACCGAGAACGAGTACGACCGCCTCTGGCGCGACAACCGCATCCACCGCATCGTGGAGGGCTCGAACGAGGTCATGCAGTCGTTCATCTTCGCCTACGGCGGCAAGCAACTCGCGGAGTACATGCTCGGCGTGCTCAACGCCGTCGAGTGGGACGACGAATCCGGCTTCCAGTCGAACGTGACGCGCATCCTCGCCGGGGCGTTCAGCCCGTCGATCGTGAAGAAGGGCGTGCCGCTCGCGACCGAGATCTTCCTCGGCCGGAAGGTGGCGCAGCCCGACTTCGTGGCGCTGCACCCGTCGCTCGGGGCGTGGGGCCGCAAGCTCACGCAGCACATCCAGGAGCACACGCGCCAGTTCAAGCTGACATCGAAGCGGCTGGAGGAGAAGGTCGTCACGGCGCAAGCGACGCAGGCGCGGCTGGCCGACAACGCCGTGCTGATGTTTGCCTGGACAGCCAGCCTTGCAAAGCTCGACCAGCAGATGATGCAGGGCGCACGCGGGGCCGGTTGGGAGCGCGATCTCCACGCGGCACTCTACTTCATGGAGTACGCCGACCAGAAGATCCGCGCCAACGTGAAAGCGCTCACCGACAACATCGACGGCGCGATGCACCGTGCCGCCGAGGCCGCCATCCGTCACAGCGACACGCTACCGAACGATCGGTTCTACATCCCCGAATCGTCGCCTGTCGCGAAAGGCGAGGGCAAGCCGGTCCCGACGGCCAACATCCGCCAGTTCCCTGGCGACCCGACTGCCATCCAGGGCGCGCAGGGTGATGGAGCCTCCGTTGCCCAGCCGAAGGTCGAGACGGCGAAATAG
- a CDS encoding HD domain-containing protein produces MAYVGTLDWARETGGRLRPSDRLQLVRQAAGFYAGQLSGGLRRCLGLGNAGAHVDLSAVRVPDSALARATEAHVAAVSPPWLAAHCARSYLWASLLAERDGIAHDAELLYVACLLHDLGLTKQHEGTYDAVHCFAVEGAYAARDLATLQRWDAERRDRLAEAITLHLNVIVEVGRGPEAHLLHEGTAFDAAGIRYNDLDRATRHAVLARHPRAGSPGLKDGLVPALKRQCCSRPGSRTALLCLGGFARQVRKSPFEH; encoded by the coding sequence ATGGCCTACGTCGGAACCCTGGACTGGGCGCGCGAGACAGGCGGGCGACTCCGCCCCAGCGACCGGCTGCAGCTGGTACGCCAAGCTGCGGGATTTTACGCCGGCCAGCTTTCCGGAGGTCTACGACGCTGCCTCGGACTGGGGAATGCAGGGGCTCACGTCGACCTCAGCGCAGTCCGCGTCCCTGACTCGGCGCTCGCGCGCGCCACGGAGGCACACGTAGCGGCCGTCTCTCCGCCCTGGCTCGCGGCTCACTGCGCCCGCTCGTACCTCTGGGCGTCGCTCCTCGCCGAGCGGGACGGCATTGCCCACGATGCCGAGCTGCTCTACGTGGCCTGTCTCCTGCACGACCTCGGCCTGACGAAGCAGCATGAGGGGACCTATGACGCCGTCCACTGCTTCGCCGTCGAGGGGGCCTACGCCGCCCGCGATCTAGCCACGTTGCAACGCTGGGACGCCGAGCGCCGCGACCGGCTCGCCGAGGCCATCACGCTACACCTGAACGTCATCGTTGAGGTCGGCCGGGGTCCCGAGGCGCACCTCCTGCACGAGGGCACCGCCTTCGACGCCGCCGGGATTCGCTACAACGACCTCGACCGTGCCACCCGCCACGCCGTCCTCGCCCGACACCCGCGCGCAGGATCACCAGGGCTGAAGGACGGCCTCGTTCCAGCACTCAAGCGACAGTGTTGCTCGCGGCCAGGGTCGCGCACGGCGCTTCTGTGCCTCGGCGGGTTCGCCCGCCAGGTCCGGAAGTCCCCCTTCGAGCACTAG
- a CDS encoding aminotransferase class IV — MHTFTPDPMLQTADPRNADLIVNINGRLVHRDEAGVSPFDSVVQGGDGVWEGLRLYDGRIFRLTEHLRRLRDSAKALAFAEIPSLDHIRHELKRTLEANGMTDGVHIRLTLTRGVKITSGMDPRLNQSGPTLIVLPEWKAPVYRKSGLRLITASVRRFPPDCLDPKIHHNNLLQSILAKIEANVAGADSALMLDREGFIAECNGTHVFLVTDGTVLTSHTDACPEGITRQTILDLCVRHGIPHAVRRLSTTDAYRADEVFCTGTMGELAGVLGLDGRVIGEGTVGPLTQRLSALYAEETRTAGEVV, encoded by the coding sequence GTGCACACGTTCACACCTGACCCGATGCTCCAGACCGCCGACCCTCGCAACGCCGACCTGATCGTCAACATCAACGGGCGGCTCGTCCACCGTGACGAGGCGGGCGTGAGCCCCTTCGACAGCGTCGTGCAGGGCGGCGATGGCGTCTGGGAGGGGCTGCGGCTCTACGACGGGCGCATCTTCCGGCTCACCGAGCACCTGCGCCGCCTCCGCGACTCGGCCAAGGCGCTCGCGTTCGCCGAGATCCCATCGCTCGATCATATCCGGCATGAGTTGAAGCGCACGCTGGAGGCCAACGGCATGACCGACGGCGTGCACATCCGCCTCACGCTTACGCGCGGCGTCAAGATCACGAGTGGCATGGACCCGCGCCTCAACCAGAGCGGCCCGACGCTGATCGTGCTGCCCGAGTGGAAAGCGCCGGTCTATCGCAAGTCTGGCCTCAGGCTCATCACCGCGTCCGTGCGCCGCTTTCCGCCCGACTGCCTCGACCCGAAGATCCACCACAACAACCTCCTGCAGAGCATCCTCGCCAAGATCGAGGCCAACGTGGCCGGAGCCGACAGCGCGCTCATGCTCGACCGCGAGGGCTTCATCGCCGAGTGCAACGGCACGCACGTCTTTTTGGTGACGGACGGTACCGTGCTCACGAGCCACACCGACGCCTGCCCCGAGGGCATCACGCGCCAGACGATCCTCGATTTGTGCGTGCGCCACGGCATCCCGCACGCCGTCCGCCGCCTTTCTACGACCGATGCCTACCGCGCCGACGAGGTGTTCTGCACCGGCACGATGGGCGAACTCGCCGGCGTCCTCGGCCTCGACGGGCGCGTGATCGGCGAGGGCACCGTCGGCCCGCTCACGCAGCGCCTCTCCGCGCTCTACGCCGAGGAGACACGCACGGCGGGGGAGGTGGTGTGA
- a CDS encoding YdeI/OmpD-associated family protein produces MSDLEQVSVASAAEWRVWLEANHAQEASIWLVTYKKAVPGKYVSASEVLDEALCFGWMDGRRKKLDAQRTMQLLSPRKTQHWAKSYKDRVARLTAEGRMHEAGLQVVAAAKASGMWDFMNDVDALVVPADLEAAFERNPVAWGHYEAFPGSAKRDLLRWIKLAKRSQTRAARIEKAVALAAQNKRASGTR; encoded by the coding sequence ATGTCCGATCTCGAACAGGTCAGCGTCGCGTCGGCAGCCGAGTGGCGGGTGTGGCTGGAGGCGAACCACGCGCAGGAGGCGTCGATCTGGCTCGTCACCTACAAGAAGGCGGTCCCTGGCAAGTACGTCTCGGCGTCCGAGGTGCTGGACGAGGCGCTGTGCTTCGGCTGGATGGACGGGCGCCGCAAGAAGCTCGACGCCCAACGGACGATGCAACTCCTATCGCCGCGCAAGACGCAGCACTGGGCTAAGAGTTACAAAGACCGGGTGGCGCGCCTGACCGCCGAAGGACGCATGCACGAGGCGGGGCTGCAGGTCGTCGCGGCAGCCAAAGCCAGCGGCATGTGGGACTTCATGAACGACGTGGACGCGCTCGTCGTCCCTGCTGACCTGGAAGCGGCCTTCGAGCGCAACCCGGTCGCATGGGGTCACTACGAGGCCTTCCCGGGCTCCGCCAAGCGCGATCTCCTGCGATGGATCAAGCTCGCCAAGCGGTCGCAGACGCGAGCCGCGCGAATCGAGAAGGCCGTCGCGCTCGCAGCTCAGAACAAGCGCGCTTCGGGGACGAGATAG